DNA sequence from the Puniceicoccaceae bacterium genome:
ATGGCTCGTCACCCCTGTGGGCGGGACAGGAGTAGCGGGAGCTTCCAGCTTTTCAGTAGCGGGAGCTTCCAGCTCGCGAAAGAGGGATCGTATCCCGCAACTCCGACGCTTCGGGATTTTCACAAATCCCGCTACAAAAGCGGAAGTTCATGCCCCCTCACCTCCGTAGTCCCGACAAGTCGGGATGAGAATTCAGACCCACGTTGCAGTGCGAAAACGCGTCCCGGCCACCCGCATTGTCCATGTTCTCCCGAACATGGCTACAGGACAAAATCCCGCTCCGTAGTCCCGACAAGTCGGGATGAGAATTCGGACCCACGTTCGAATGCGAAAACCATTACCATAACACAAAGAAGCTCCCGCTACCTTCAGCCTGCTCCCCCTCTTAGACTTACTCCTGGCTTCTAACTCCTACGGTTGCAAACCGCTCATAAACAACCACAGATTTATCGGAGCGTTTTGAGTTTGAAATTGTCATGCCTTGCTTGGAGGATGAAGCGTGCCAATGAAATGGCATGTATCCTTTCATTCTGCGACATGCACGGCCCGAACACTTTCAGTTCTATCAACCGGAACTCAAAATCCCGCCAACCGCAGCACCCCAAGCCCAGAGGGCGAATGAGGCGATTCGGCATGCATTGCGTGACCCTCATCGCACTGCTGACCCTCCCCATCCTGCACACAGGCTGTGTGGCGGTCGCCGCGGTGGGTGCAGGGGCGGGTGCCTATGCCGTCATGCGCGGCTCCCTCGACTCACACGTGCAGGCAGGATTTGAGGAAACACTCATCGCTGTGCGCACAGCGCTACCACGCACTGGACTGGTGAAAGTCAAGGAACTCAGTGATCAACACAGCGCAAAGCTAACCTTTCGGGATGCGGTGGATACGCGCATCACCCTCCAGCTCACCGAACAAACCCGCGACTTGACCGAAGTGCGTATTCGGGTGGGTGCCATGGGCAATGAGAGTCGCTCGATCCAGATCCTTCAGGCCATCCACCGAAGCCTCGAAGGAGAACAGTAATGTCACAGTGCTCGACAGTGCTGAAAATCGAAAAAATCAATTCATTTTTTTCTGAACCAATCGATACCAACGTCGTCAAAGCGCACAATGGGACCTGTGTACCCATGAAACTCCATGATCAAAAACGTGTGAAAATGGCTCTAAAAAGCCACTTTTTAACCACTTCTGATCGAAAAAGGGGTTGATCTTCAAAGAATTTGATCGTTTTATAAAATGATGAACCGAAATACATGAGCCGTTAAGGTTAAGAACAAAAAACATAGTAAGGAAATGAGAAAAACAATCAGATACATCGCGTTTGCGGGTGTAGCGCACTTGATCGCGTGGACCACCGTAACCGCACAGATCGGAGTCGATTCACTGCCCGAGGGACTGCCCACGGACGACATCGAATACCTCGGTGATAACCAGTTCAGCTCCGGCGTTTTCGGAGATTTTGAACTCGACACCACGAACAACAAGCGCGTCATCCACGAAATACTCGGACCCATGGTCTGGGATTGGGATGAAGAGACTGAGATTGTCACCCTGCACACCGAATGGTATGGAGCACTCTACACACATGTGCCGGGCGTTTCCGAAGAAAAGATGCACGCCTCCGGCCTGGGTTTTACCTGGCCTCTCGTGAAGAGTGAAATCACCGGATTCACCTATCACGTCAAGGTGGATGCCGATATGACCGACCCTGAGCGCGCTCCGTTCTACAATCACCGCGAGGTGGACGGTGAACCGGTCGGTTGGCAGCGCTCCATCGGAGTCGACCTTCACTCTGCCGAAAACTACTACAAATCGGCAGAAGTTGTCGTAGGTCAGATGCAGCAGGTGCTACAGAATATGGTCAATGCACAGGAGGCTTATGTGAACCTTCCAGTCTCCATTGCAGGTGGGCAGGGTCCCATCGACAACCAGTTCGAGCAGCTCAACGCGATGTTCCTGAACCTGCACGACCTCTACACGAAGTTTGTGTTCTATTACCACCGTTGCTCCATGGCTCCTGTATGGGCCGAGCGAGACGAGCGTCCACAGGCTGAGATCGACCTGGCCCAGGCCTATGTCAATCACCTGCCGCTGCTCACTGCTGTTGCTGAACCGGTCTATGCCAACGCAGAGCAGATTCTCTACACCAACGCGGTCAATATCAAGACTGCCAAAATGAATCAACTCAACGAGCTCATTGCTGAGGAAGAAGCACGCCGCAAGGCCGAAGAAGAGGCCAATAAAGGTGGCGGTTCCTCGGGTGGCGGTTCGAGTGGTGGTGGGTCGTCAGGTGGCGGTTCCAGTGGAGGTGGTTCCAGTGGCGGAGGCGGATCATCCGGTCCGGTTGATCCCGTGAATGTTGACGAAGATGCGATCTCCTGGAGCAACGTTACCTTTGCACCGAGCAACCGCATCCCTGCCAGCATGAATCAGGTTGCAGGCTGGCCCGCAACAGCTCAGCTCAAGGGTCTGCGAATCTCCAAGCAAGGTGAAGACTACTACGGCTACTGGGATGTCTCCGGTGCCGAACGCTGGCCGAAAATCATCTCGGCTGGCGATTCTTCGGTTCGCAAGGGTGTGAACGGCAACTCCTGGATCTTTGTGCCCTACAACGGCGGATGGATTGCGTCCCCTTATGAAGGGTTCATCGGTTCCCGTTCGGGTGGCAAGCACACGCTGGGCAACCTGAACATCCCGCATTCCAACAGTCAAACCAACTACAACCACCGCGAAAAGATCCTCAAGGGCGGTATGCTTGGATACAACCGCACGGATATCTGGGGAACGAGCAAAGGCATGCCCAAGTCAGGCACAACTTACGGTTGGATGGTGTCCACCAATGCCGGACTCTACAAAAATGTCGGCTCCTACGGTAAGGCACGCTCCAACATCATCCTGGTTCCCTGGCCCTAATCCGGTCACAACCCATCGGGCATCAAAGCCCGCATTTCATGGCACAACCCGGAAGGCAACTTCCGGGTTTTGTGGTGTACCGGGAGCGCAATGGCGGATAGCGAATAGGGGATAGATGAGCACTCAAGCAAGGTAGCGGGAGCTTCCAGCTCGCGCCACTCTACTTGCAGACACTGGTGACTCCCGATGAATGGGAGTCCTGCGAAATCAAATCGAATACGCAGAAAAACCCAGACCTTGCTCCCATTGTTTTTATCCACTCCGCGCGAGCTGGAAGCTCCCGCTACCTTACTCCTTACTCATCCGCATTGGGATTGACGCGCTGCGGGATGCTGGAGAATCTTGCGGGCATCGCATATGGCAAAAACGATCTGGTTTCCCATCCTCAAGTGGCTTGTCAGCCTCTCCCTGCTCACTTGGCTCTATCTCAGCATTGACTGGCCAGCCTTTCTCGCGCTGCTCACCCAGGCCAATCCGGTATTCCTCATTCTGGGACTGCTGCTGACGGTCCTCAACACCCTGCTCTGTGCCTACAAATGGAAACTGTTTCTCAAGGCAGACCAGCTGGATCAGAGACTCGGCTACCTGTTCATCAGTTACTGGATCGGCTCGTTTGTCAGTCTCTTCCTGCCCTCGAACATCGGCGGTGACAGTTATCGCATCGTGGATGTGGGTGCGCGCACCCGCCAGGGCGTTCGCTCCTTCACCTCCGTCTTTGCAGATCGACTCACTGGCTTCATTGCGCTTTCGATCATCGGATTAATCGGCGGTGCACTGGGATACGCACGCATCCAGCGCGTGGAAGTGATCCTCATCCTGCTCGCCTTCGCCGCACTGCTGACTGTGCTGCTGATCCTGACGCTGGATCCCCGGTGGATGCGGCTCTTTCTTCGCCTGAGTCGCCTGAACCGCATCGCGGCTGTTGAAAAAGCCCACCTTAGCTTCAGCGAAACCCTGCGTGCCTATGGTCACCAGCCGGGAGTGTTGGTGCAGACCCTGTTGCTCTCTTTTGCCTTTCACTGGATCTACATTACCATTGTCTACTGCTACAGCCATTTTCTTGGGCTGGATCTCGACTACCTCAACGTGGTGCTGTTCATTCCCATCATCGCCATATTTGAGGCCCTTCCGATCTCTGTGTATGGCATTGGAGTGCGCGACACGGCCTACGTCTTTTTCTTCTCCCTGGCAGGACTTCCCGCCGAACAGGCGCTGGCCCTCTCCTTTGTGTTTGTGGTCAGCAACGTGCTCTACGCCAGCCTGGGTGGTATCTGGCTGCTGATGCGTCGCGGTCAAACCGCAACAAGGTGAGTGCAATCCCCAGTCGTCCCTTCTTTAACAACCTCCGAAGCCCACAAACACCGGACTCATCATCGATCCGGTGAACGATCCAAGCAGGGTAGCAAAAACAATTCCATTGAATGCCAGAATGAATTCTTTATGACCTTTATCACTTGTGACGCGACATAGCCAGACATCGGAATTCCGCCCCCTTCGATCCTTGAAAACCGAGCACCTTTGGCGCATTGCAGCGGTACTGCTGACGACGCTGCTGGTGGCGGGCATGATGCTGGCCTATGCCGTCTTACCGCAGCCGCAGTTGATCCTCAGAGTTGAATCTGAAACGGATCAACCCGCCCTGCTCTACGCCGACGATGGAAACGGACTGCAGGAGATTCCATCCCTGCTGAATTCCTACCGCTCACGTCAGCAACCCGCGCAAATGCAATTTCCCCTGCACCCCACAGAAGTCCGCTTCCTTCGCTGGGACCCCGTCCCCTTTTCCGAAGCAACACCCGTGCAGATCACGGTTCATCACATCGCGCTTCAACCCTCACCCCTCGCCAAACCCATTTCCATTCCGCTGTCCCACCTCATCCCCATCCATGGTGTGCATCGCGAACAAACCATCGAGGGCACTGCCATTCACCTGCACATCGATGCTCACACCCACGATCCCATGATGGAGCTGCGCCTGCCAGATTCCCTGTCTGATGACATGGCAGCCGCACAACGCATCGTCGTCATCAAACTCTTCTTCATCGCGTGCACCACCCTGCTTCTCAGTTTCCTGATGCTTCGCCTCCAAGGTGCAAACGACAAACCTATCCTGCGCCCAGCTCCATGAGATTCCCATCATCATCCCCCCGTTCACGCTGGCGTGTTGGACTCGTCGCATTTGCCCTCATTTGCATGCCCATCATTCAAGGGCTTGCGAAGCCCATTGGAGAGCCAGCCTTCCTCCATGCGATTCCCTCACCCTCTCTACCCGCAACACTGGAAGACACCATCGGCCCGGCGCTTCCCTCCCTCCAGTTCTACACCGTATTCACAAACAATCCAAAATTGAAGGAGGGGGAACGGTATGGTCGGGTATTTCAGGGATCCATACAGACCTTCGATCAGCACATTTCCCTGTTGCTGAACCACTCATCCCACCTGCGCCACTTTCACCTCGAACTGGTTGCTGCCGAAGATCCATCACGCACCCTTCAGTTGATCGTTCGCTCCACTCCCATCCTCATCGACTGGACACTGCTCCAGTGGGAGCTTCCCTCCGAGTGGCAAAACATTCCCGTTTCCCTGCAGGTACAGCACATCGGCCGTCACCATGCCCTTGCCTCCCTCACCTTCAGCGATGCCTTTGAATCCGCATCACGCAATCCGCTTTCCCCGCAATGGCTACCCCTGCTCGTCACCATCGTTAAGTTGTTGCTTTACGGCAGCTTGCTGCTACTGCCCGCAGTTGCCATCCAGCTGCACTTCTTCACGCATTCCCATTCGACCCGATACCCCCATGCCTTGTGGTTCGTCCTCAAGCTGCTCTTGATCCTGAGCGCATGCGCCTACTCCCTCTTTTTCCTCTACCTGCTGCATCCAGTCGCTGGACTGATCATGGGTGGCACGCTGATGGGTTGGAGCTTACTTCGCCTGGCACAGGCCGACATGCGCGATGCGGCCGTGCAGCTCTATCAAACCGACGGGGACCTCCGCACGGCCCTTCAACTCTGGGTCCTCTCCACTCTGGTCGTGCTCTTCTCGGGTCTGTTGTTTGGCGGTGCCGATTCCATCGCCATCACCTCTCAAATTCGCTACCTGGAATCCCGGCTGCCCGACGACAACCTGCTGCCGTCAATTCTAGTGGAGCGTCTTTTCCTTGACCAACCGCTTTCCCCATTCTTTCACGGGTGGCTCTCGAGTGACCGCCCCCCACTGCAAAGTGCCCTATTACTGCTTGTTCGCCCCTTTTTCCTGAACCCTTCCAACGACCTGCAACTGACCTCCATCCTACTGCAGACCTGTATGGTGCCCATGGCATTTTTCACCCTGCGCGGCTTTGGAGTGGGTCGCCGTACCAGCTACTTGAGCACTCTGTCACTCGTGTTCTCCTCAAGCTTTCTGCTCAACGGATTTTTTGTCTGGCCCAAGCTGCTACCGGTCACCTACCTGCTGGCCACAACCCTACTGCTCTTCCGTCCGGAGGCAGTGCTGCAGACCCATTCACCTCGCCTCCGCGCCATCCTGCTGGGCATCACCAGTGCCTGCGCCATGCTCACCCACGGCGGGAGCATTTTTGCGCTGCTCCCCCTCTTTGGGGTCGCACTGCTCGTACTCCGACTACCCCTTCCCCGCTACTGGCCCCACCTCCTACTTTCCGGCCTCCTGATCATGCTGCCTTGGATGCTCTACCAAAAACTTCTCGATCCTCCCGGAGACCGACTGCTGCGCTGGCACATCGCCGGGGTGACAGGAGAGGTCGCGCACGACAGCGGATTGTTGTCCCTGATGCTGCAACAATACCGAGCACTTGGCTGGGAAACCTGGCTACAGTACAAACTCGCCAACCTGCGCGCCGTCATGGGCGATCCGGGAATCGCCTTTCGCCACCTCTTTCCATTCCAGGCGAACAATCATTTTCACCTGCTGCGCTCGGGCATGTTTCTCAGCTTTGTGCAGTCCCACCTGCCTCAGGCCCTGTTCGGCTTGCTGCTACCGCTTTGTCTGATCACCCGTCAGGGCCGCTCATATGCCCAATCCCTGTTTCCACTGCTTGCGGTTTCCATCACAGGTGTACTGATCTGGATGCTGCTCATGTTCAGCCCGGGCCGCACCATCCTGCATCAGGGCACCTACCACCTGAGTTTCTGCCTCATGCTCTTTGCAGTGCCTGTGTGCCTGCTGCGCTTTCCCCGCCTTGGCTTTGCCCTGCTACTGCTTCAGATTATGGCTCTGAGCTGGATCTGGGTGCTGCCCGCCATTCCACTGGGGTCGCATCCGGATTGGGTGATCCATACCATGCGCTTTGACCCTGTCGCACTGGCCGGGTTTTGCATCACCACTCTGATCGCCGTTGTCATTGCGTTACGTTTGCAAAGTGCAGAATTTAATCCATGAGCCGAAACTCCCATAGCTCCCAATGCCTCAACGTGCCGCGATGGTTCAACTCCGTGGCCGCCCTCGTTCTGGTTTTCATTCTGCTGACCTCGATATCCGCGTTCAGAACATTCTGGACCCCTCTTCCCCTGTATGACAGCACCTCAATCGTGCACTTCCTGTCAGGCAATCCTGATGCTTTCAAAACCTTTCAATACCTGTTGGAGGAACACAATGAGCATCGCATTGTGTTCACAAAGGCGTTGATACTGATCGATTTCAGTTGGTTTCGCGGAACCAAACTCATGCCAACCGCCCTCTTGCTGCTGCTCAATGCAAGCATCGCACTGGGCCTCTTTTGCATCTTTCAAAAGTCGATGCTCTCACTGCGATCCCGTTTCCTGCTCGCGATCTTGTTGGGCATCCTCTGCTTCAGTCTCGTGCAGGCCCGCAACTTCGACAGCGTCTTTCAGCTGCAATTTTTCTGGGTCAATCTGCTGGCGTTGCTGAGCTTTGCATCGCTGTCCAGCTGGATGCACAAGCGAGCCAACAGCCCGGCCCAATCTACTGCCTCGGGCTTCAACGCATCGCCATTTGTGCTGGCTCTTGGATTTTCTGCCCTTGCCGCCTTTAACATGGCCAACGGCCTATTTGTGTGTTGCCTGATGGCACTCTATCTGGTGCTTGCCCGCCAGTGGCGTGCTGCGTTCATCACAGTGGTAGTCAGCGCAGGAATATGGCTGCTCTATTTTCGCGGTTATACGGCCCCGACAGGCTCCGGCGAATCTGCGATCGAATGGACCCAGGTTCACATGATCGCACCCTTCGTCACTTATTTCATTGGGAACATCTTCAATAGCGGACTACCCTATGCGGTCGATGTCATCGCCTTTGGGTGCATGGGCATCCTCCTGCTGGCGGCATTCCTCCTCGATCTCCTAAAACGGGGAAACGCGATCAAACCCTATGACCGTGTTGCATTGCTGCTGATCGCATTTGTGCTCGCCAGCGTGGGTGCAGCCTCCTTGCAGCGCCTGGGGCGTGGCGACATGGAACTGGCCCTCGTCGGACGCTACAGCACGCTCTGTGTGCTTTTCTGGGCGGTATTGCTGGCCTGGTGGATCCAGCGCACCGAATCACTTACCAAACCCATTTGGCGAAAAATCGTGCTTGTCGTTGTCTCCGCCATCATTCTGGGCATCGCATGGCGTCAAGCACTGCTCTTCCAGCAGATGCGAACCGAAGGTGTCGCACGCCAGCAGGCGAACTTTGCACTCGCCAACGATTTTACCCATCCGGATGTCGTCAGACAGGCACTGCCCGCATACGAAACCCGAACCCTGGCATACCTGTGGGAAAATCAGCTCTCAGTATTCCGTCCAGCTACGGGCACTCAAGTTGGAGAACAGCTGAAATTCACTCTCCCCTTAACAGACCTGCCAACGCTCGTCCCGGATCACATTTCCCTCAAAGCCCACGCCTTTGACCCCCGTTTGATGCTCGACCTGCAGGGTCAGCTTCCCGAAGGGATGGATCTGCCTGCCGCACGCTATGTCGTGATCGATGATCAGGGGCTCTGCATTGGCGGCGCACAAATCTCGAAGTCTCCCATTGCTTCACGAAACACTGCAGCTCCGAGCAAAACCACCACACCCCATTCCCTGCATTGGCAGGCCTACATCACCCACAAAGCCGGGCTTTCGTCACCCACTTGGATGCTCCTGAAGGTGCGAAATGGATTTGTCAAACCCGAAGCAGTGGCCCGCATCCGCACTGGCAGCGATGTTCGCATCCCACTGCGTCCGGTTTTTGATTTGGGAACCTTTCGTGACGCCGTTCACAGCGAGGTGATCGAAACCCGGCGCAAATGGATGCAAAACGGATATTTTGATGCGCTCAGCCCGGTTCACCCCACCAGAGAAATCTGGGGGACCTGGAGTCCACAACTGGGCGATGCCAATACTGGTTCCATGGTGATTCACGTCGCCCGTGTGCATGAACTCCATACCCACGAACGCGTGGTGCTTCCCGTGATGGTGGGGCCAACTCCCGGTGCCTGTGAGCTGAAGCTGCGCTTCAGCAGTCCCGACCACCGCAACACCTTAGCATTCGACCTGGGTGAAATGATCGTCGACGGGTGGACTTATTTCGATCTCACGCCCTATGCCACCGCATCGGATCTTGAACTCGAAATCCACGACCGTGGCAACCAATGGGGCCAGCGCGTCGCATTCAGCATGCCCGTGATTCTCCAGATCGACAGCAATCGCCGCTAAGCGGGCGATTCCCGCAGTTAAACCGCAGGAGCAAGAGTTGAAGGTAGCGGGAGCTTCCAGCTCGCGAAAAAATTAACCTCCTTCAGAGCGAAGCAAACTCGAAGTTCCTAACTCCAAACTCCTGCGTTTCATCCGCTAAGTGGAGCACGTTCGTTTCCGGCAACTCCGACGCTTCGGGATTTTCCCAAATCCCGCCACAAAACGAAAATCCATGCATCGGAACAACAACCTCCTGCTTGTTTCGTTTTCGCACCTCCGTAGCCGGATTCGGAAGTTCAGCATGCCCGTGATTCTCCAGATCGACAGCAATCGCCGCTAGCAGGCGGTTCCCGCAGTTAAACCGCAAGAGCAAGAGTTGAAGGTAGCGGGAGCTTCCAGCTCGCGAAAAAATTAACCTCCTTCAGAGCGAAGCAAACTCGAAGTTCCTAACTCCAAACCCCTGCGTTTCATCCGCTAAGTGGAACAAGTTCGTTTCCAGCAACTCCGACGCTTCGGGATTTTCCCAAATCCCGCTACATAACGAAAATCCATGCATCGGAACAACAACCTCCTGCTTGTTTCGTTTTCGCACCTCCGTAGTCCCGACAAGTCGGGATAAGAATTCGGACCCAAGTTGGAGTTCGGATACCATCAACCCCTATCACCCGTCACCCCTTTTTGCGCTAGCGCATCGCGGAGACGACCCTGGCGGGCACGCCAACGGCGATGCTGTTGCGGGGGATGGGTTTGTTGACGACGGCCCCGGCACCGATGACACAATCATCGCCAATGCAGGCAGCATCAAGCACGCTGACATGGGCAGCGACCCAGACGTTGTTTCCGATCGTTAGCGGTCCTTTTGTGCACATGCCACTCTGCTGTGCAAAGGGTGTGGGGTCCTTCGGGTCGTATTCCCCACCACTCAGAAAATAGGAAAATGCGCCGACCACAACGCCGTTGCCAAACGTCAGTTCGTTTGAGGAAAAGATCTGGCAGTTCGAGGAAATGTTGACCTGATCCCCCATCGTGATGTTGCCATTTTTGCAATAGACCACGGTGTTGCGCCCGATGTAGACCCGATGTCCGAGGCGGATGCCGGCGTTGGACTCGCCCTTCGCATCCAGCACGGCATTGTCATCAATGATGACGCCATCGCCGATTTCGATCTTGTGGCTATGCCGCAAAGTCAGGTTGCGCCCAAACACCACCTTGCGCCCCACCTTGCGAAACATCAACGGATAGAGCTTTGAGCGCAGCAGTAATCCCAACGCACCCGGCAGGGAACCGCAGATCAGCACAATCAGCTCACATTTGATCAGGTGAAGCAGGCCACAGTTCCCATACATCAGGGAGCGGTAAGTCCGAAAGGCGGACTGCCGCGCCTGTGTCAGGTTCTTCAGCTTGTGGGCTTCGCCCGGTTGTGGCTGGGATTGCATGACAAAAATCAATGCCTATCGGAAAAAGCGGTTGTGCCAGATCGCAATATTCATCATGCCCCAGAGCACATGGTTGTGATTGTGTTTCATGGTGAGGTGTTCTGCGATCAGGGTATCCACATAGCCGAGATCCATACACTCCTTCAGGATTGGACTCTCGTGCAGCAATTCGATCATGGTGTCCTTGAGCTGATCGCGCAACAGATTCTTCACGGGTAAACTGTAGCCCTGTTTTCCACGGTACACGATGTTGTTTGGCAAGATGCCCTCGAGCGCCTTGCGGAAAATGTATTTGGTCGTGGAACCCTTGAGCTTCAGATTGCCTGGCACGGTTGCCATGTATTCCACGAGCGTGTGATCGAGCAGCGGCACGCGAATTTCCAACGCATTCGCCATGCTCATCTTGTCTACCTTCATCAGCACGCTGTCGGTCATCATGAAGCGCATGTCCGCATAAATCTGCCGATTGATCGGATCTGCCCCCTCGCTGCGCGCATTGTATTTCCGCAGTGGCGAAAACGGATCGAAGGGAACCTGTGCCTTGAACGCCTCCGAGTACAGGTGCGACTCCAGCTCCGGATTCGAAAAGAACTGCCAGCGCAGGTGCATGCCCTCTTCCGGCAGTGCAGCCCCTTCCATGAAACGCTTGAGCATGTTGATGGCACCCTTCTTCTGTTTCTGATCGGGCAGGCGTGCGGCGAGCTTGAAGAGCACCCCCTCACGCAGCGGACGTGGAATCAGCTTGAGAT
Encoded proteins:
- a CDS encoding acyltransferase, which produces MQSQPQPGEAHKLKNLTQARQSAFRTYRSLMYGNCGLLHLIKCELIVLICGSLPGALGLLLRSKLYPLMFRKVGRKVVFGRNLTLRHSHKIEIGDGVIIDDNAVLDAKGESNAGIRLGHRVYIGRNTVVYCKNGNITMGDQVNISSNCQIFSSNELTFGNGVVVGAFSYFLSGGEYDPKDPTPFAQQSGMCTKGPLTIGNNVWVAAHVSVLDAACIGDDCVIGAGAVVNKPIPRNSIAVGVPARVVSAMR
- a CDS encoding DUF3568 family protein, translated to MHCVTLIALLTLPILHTGCVAVAAVGAGAGAYAVMRGSLDSHVQAGFEETLIAVRTALPRTGLVKVKELSDQHSAKLTFRDAVDTRITLQLTEQTRDLTEVRIRVGAMGNESRSIQILQAIHRSLEGEQ
- a CDS encoding lysylphosphatidylglycerol synthase transmembrane domain-containing protein, with protein sequence MAKTIWFPILKWLVSLSLLTWLYLSIDWPAFLALLTQANPVFLILGLLLTVLNTLLCAYKWKLFLKADQLDQRLGYLFISYWIGSFVSLFLPSNIGGDSYRIVDVGARTRQGVRSFTSVFADRLTGFIALSIIGLIGGALGYARIQRVEVILILLAFAALLTVLLILTLDPRWMRLFLRLSRLNRIAAVEKAHLSFSETLRAYGHQPGVLVQTLLLSFAFHWIYITIVYCYSHFLGLDLDYLNVVLFIPIIAIFEALPISVYGIGVRDTAYVFFFSLAGLPAEQALALSFVFVVSNVLYASLGGIWLLMRRGQTATR